The nucleotide window taaattcaaatgaaaaccatTAAAAGCATAATTCAGGCAGGCTCCCACCTCTGGAATGAAAATGTCTGGTTAATTACACCGACTCTGATATTTTTCTGACATGATGAATATACAGTCATTACAAAGCAAATCCAACTGGGAATCCTTGTCCAAATGATTATTCAGTTTTTGGCTGCATTCTTtagtttcttcatttcattgAAGTTCATTGTCTTCAAGTTTAAAGCTCAGTTAACTCATAGAGTTTTGCTTTAGAACAACTGGATGAACTTAGAATGAATCCTGAAGTAGTGATGCTTGTTCAGTAAAATCAGTTTCAAAGCAGCATTGATTATTAGGTTTAAGTTCAAATTGAAATGCAAATGATTAGATTATCCGAGTGGGCTGAAAGGCACTTTTTGACTCTTCGTTTCTGTCCATCGTTGTGTCTGTGAGGGAGTTTGATGTAGTTGCACTATGTCCTGATGGTCCTGGATGAACATCTTGATCTAACAGGGAGACAGTAGGAAACAATGATTAGTGTCTGTTGCCTGTGGCTGTCTGTCCCCATCTCTCTCAGGGTAAGTACCTTGTCCAGCTGTTTCTCGGTGTCATTCATCCCGacaccttcttctccttctaTTTTGCCACCTGTCGTTTCATAGAGGTTGAGAGTCGCCATCTTCATCTGTCCCAGGAGGAGTATTTTCTTTGCAGCGGTTTCCTGAATGGTGTTCCACTTCCTTTCCTGTGTGAAGATGGGGACAACTGAGTTACATACAGAAGATATGTTCAACCTCTAAGCATCACTTGACTTATTCCATATGACTCAGGATGATGTGTGGTACCCAGATCAGAGCTCCAGAGCTTGTCTCGTCCAGCCTGGCCTGGAGCTGGGACAGCTGGTTGCTCCTTTGCAGCTGCATCAAGTCCTGCTGGTTGTCCAGAGCTGCGAGagcttttctctgctgctcaacctgctcctctgcctctctctccctctgacagAGCTGCTCTCTCAAGTGCAGCTGACTCTCCAAGTTATCCGCCAGCAACTCTGCATCTTTGAactgtgacagacacacacacgcacacacatacacacagaagcTGCAGTCCCAAAATGTAACCTCATTATCTCCTCAAAACATGTCACGGTTTTCAAAAGTGACATTTCCACAAATAACTACACTCATCCACCTCTCACAAGTTCACACAGTGTGGCTACTGTTTAAGTCCTCATCTCATGACAAGGTGAATCAATATTTATGGTGGCTTATCACTATAATCAAACAATTTCCAGAAGTCAAGCAAAGAGATGTCACAGTTTGGGAATTAGTTATTTTTAGTAAATGCAGTGGTTTAATAAATGCATCTTATTGCCTCCACCAAAGGAAGCTAtgtcttcatctgtgtttgattgttagcaggattacacaaaaacggtttaccatgaaacttggtggaaggatgtggtgtgggtcaggagAGAAAGCGACTACATTTtggcaatttggtgcagatccaaataaatatccagCTCTAGTGAGATTAAATCTGATTTCATGGCGGATGTATTCACTCTAAGTattaagcaagattatgcaaaacgATTTCCATGAAGGGGCGGGACACGACCCCAAAAAACCCATTCATTCTCGGAGTGGTTCCAGATAAAGAAGCAGATCCAGGGTTGTTTAGTTGGAGGTATGTGCACTTCGAGCGGccttcttgttttttattggtTTCGTCAAACGTTTCTCTGCCATGTAAAAACCCTCACATTAAAGTATACCTTCGTCATTGTCACCATCTGCTCCATGATGTCCCGGTACACAGTGTGTCCCTGCACCTGATGgtccagcttgtgcttcttctgCATCAGTTCAGCCTTCTCCTCCTTTAACGTCTCTATCTGTTTGTCCTTCTGAAgagcctctctcctctccctctctgctttctTTACAGTCTTATCAACATCTGCCTCCTGTTCAGAAGGACACAGAGGGGTGTTTAGTTAGTTAGGCTGATGTCATCTAACACAGGAGTCATGTGTGAAATATGGTTCTCTACTGTACCTTGAGGAACATGTCAAAGCTCAAGTGTAACTCCTGGGCTTTGCTGTGGTCCTTTTGCAGCTCATCTATGCGCTTTTGCAAACTCTCCGACTTCTAAATAAAATCACACAAGTTTATTAGTTCATACTCAAAAGTAAGTCTTcattgactttttttctttctttccacatTTGACTACCAtaagagagatggagacattTCCTTTTATTCGTCTTATTTATGACACTGAAAGGTCCGGAAGTAAGGTTTTTAAAACCGAGCCAGAGAggtattttatattcattaagTCATCCAAAAATATTTTAGCATGAATTCTGTGCTTTTACTCACTGTTTTGAAAGATTCGgttgatttattttatcaatGTTATGTTGTTGGGTATTCTTGCTTCAGTATCAAACT belongs to Hippoglossus stenolepis isolate QCI-W04-F060 chromosome 9, HSTE1.2, whole genome shotgun sequence and includes:
- the LOC118114940 gene encoding coiled-coil domain-containing protein 42 like-2, with protein sequence MSHEFKGVMSLSKHSSDQQLSCPVMTRALDRSAAIFDLLNKRREDEQLKVEIQERERKSESLQKRIDELQKDHSKAQELHLSFDMFLKEADVDKTVKKAERERREALQKDKQIETLKEEKAELMQKKHKLDHQVQGHTVYRDIMEQMVTMTKFKDAELLADNLESQLHLREQLCQREREAEEQVEQQRKALAALDNQQDLMQLQRSNQLSQLQARLDETSSGALIWERKWNTIQETAAKKILLLGQMKMATLNLYETTGGKIEGEEGVGMNDTEKQLDKIKMFIQDHQDIVQLHQTPSQTQRWTETKSQKVPFSPLG